The following proteins are encoded in a genomic region of Chelmon rostratus isolate fCheRos1 chromosome 3, fCheRos1.pri, whole genome shotgun sequence:
- the mettl14 gene encoding N6-adenosine-methyltransferase non-catalytic subunit — MNSRLQEIRERQKLRRQLLAQQLGAESADSIGAVLNSKDELKEIEETRETCRSSLDSSAAPSKRKAQTEGEDTEDDVEEQKDEVEVQQPDESNPYEEVYKDSSTFLKGTQSLNPHNDYCQHFVDTGHRPQNFIRDVGLADRFEEYPKLRELIRLKDELISTTNTPPMYLQADPEHFDLQDLKCKFDVILLEPPLEEYYRESGISHTERFWTWDDIMKLEIEEISALRSFVFLWCGSGEGLDLGRMCLRKWGFRRCEDICWIKTNKNNPGKTKALDPKAVFQRTKEHCLMGIKGTVRRSTDGDFIHANVDIDLIITEEPEMGNVEKPVEIFHIIEHFCLGRRRLHLFGRDSTIRPGWLTVGPTLTNSNFNPETYASHFSLPNSHLSGCTEEIERLRPKSPPAKLKSDRGGGAPRGGRGGPNAGRGGDRGRERNRPNFRGDRGGFRGRGGPHRGFPPR; from the exons ATGAACAGTCGACTCCAAGAGATTCGCGAGCGACAAAAACTTAGGCGGCAGCTTTTGGCTCAACAG CTGGGAGCTGAAAGCGCAGACAGTATTGGAGCTGTGCTTAACAGTAAAGATGAACTGAAGGAGATTGAGGAGACAAGAGAAACATGCAG GTCATCACTCGATAGCTCAGCTGCGCCTTCCAAAAGGAAGGCACAGACGGagggagaggacacagaggacgaTGTGGAAGAACAAAAG gatgaggtggaggtgcagcagCCCGACGAAAGCAACCCATATGAGGAGGTGTACAAGGACTCAAGTACTTTCCTGAAG ggtACCCAGAGCTTGAACCCTCACAATGATTACTGTCAGCACTTCGTCGACACGGGGCACAGGCCACAAAACTTCATCAGAGACGTCG GCTTGGCCGACCGATTTGAAGAATACCCGAAACTTCGAGAGCTGATCAGACTGAAGGACGAACTCATCTCCACCACCAACACCCCTCCCAT gtACCTCCAGGCTGACCCAGAGCACTTTGACCTGCAGGATTTGAAGTGCAAGTTTGATGTAATCCTGCTTGAGCCTCCCTTAGAGGAATACTACAGAGAGTCAGGCATCAGCCACACTGAACGTTTCTGGACCTGGGATGAT ATCATGAAACTGGAAATCGAGGAGATCTCAGCCCTGCGttcctttgtctttctctggtGCGGCTCTGGTGAAGGCCTGGACTTGGGCAGAATG tgtttgaggaAGTGGGGCTTTAGGCGGTGTGAGGATATCTGCTGGATCAAGACCAACAAGAATAACCCAGGCAAGACCAAGGCACTGGACCCAAAAGCAGTTTTCCAGAGGACCAAG GAACACTGCCTAATGGGAATCAAAGGAACAGTGCGCAGGAGTACTGATGGAGACTTCATTCATGCCAATGTGGACATTGACTTGATCATCACCGAGGAGCCTGAGATGGGGAATGTGGAGAAGCCTGTGGAGATCTTCCACATCATTGAGCATTTCTGTTTGGGCCGCAGGAGGTTGCACCTGTTTGGACGAGACTCAACTATCAGACCAG gCTGGCTGACAGTGGGTCCCACTTTGACAAATAGTAACTTTAACCCAGAGACCTACGCCTCGCATTTTTCCTTGCCCAACTCCCACCTGTCCGGCTGCACCGAGGAAATAGAGCGGCTGCGGCCCAAGTCTCCCCCTGCTAAGCTGAAGTCGGACCGTGGTGGCGGAGCACCCAGAGGGGGACGTGGTGGGCCAAATGCAGGAAGAGGCGGAGACAGAGGCCGCGAAAGAAACCGACCTAATTTCCGCGGGGACAGGGGAGGGTTCAGGGGCAGAGGAGGGCCACATCGAGGTTTCCCACCTCGCTAG